GGCTTCAGAAATGGTCGGGTCTCGCCAAAGTGGATCGATCGCCTTTCTGGGCACTTCAGGTGGGGACGATTACCTTTCTTGTTTGGTGGAGCTGTGCGCTGATTAATTTTGGGCGCGATCGGCTGAATGAGGTTCTGTTAAACATTCGGTTCGACTGGATTGGGCTGCGGCTTAATTATTTGGCGATCTACTTCGATCCCTTTTGGGCGGTGGTGATCGGTCTGGCGGCGCTGTTCTTTGCGTCTCCCTGGCTGCTGGATAGGGTGCTAAAGTCCTGCTACGGCATGGAAGACCTGCGGCGCACGGAACTCGATACCTTCAGTCCAGAAGCTTTGCGGCTGCTTCGGCGGCTAACAGGTTCGCGCAATTTGCCCTTTCCAACGCTCCAGCGCATCCCGATCGCCGTTCCCTTTTGTGTTGCCTATGGCTATCTGCCGCGTAACGCTCGGATTGTCGTCAGTCAGGGCTTGCTGGAGCAGCTAGAACCGGATGAAATCGCGGCACTTCTGGCAGCAGAGTGGACTCATATTGCTCAGCGGGAAGTTGGCATTTTGTCCCTGGCGGCGATCGTTGCACAGCTGCCCTATTTGCTCTACTGGTACGCAGCAAGCTGGGGGAATCGCATCTCAAACCGCTTCTTGCAGGCACTGGCGATCGGGCTGTCTAGCATCGGCTATGGAATTTACTGGCTGCTCAGGATTCCGGCACTGCTGCTGTCCCGAATTCGGGTCTATTTTAGCGATCGCACGGCGGCAGAATTAACGGGCAACCCCAATGGACTGGCGCGGGCACTGATGAAGGTGACGATCGGTATGGCAGAAAGTTTGACCGCCGACGGATCGACGCCGCCCCTGGTCGAAAGCCTGGATATCCTGATGCCCGTGGGCTATCGGCAGGCGATCGCGTTGGGAAGCTTTTACAAACAAAATCCTGTTTTCGACTGGATGGACTGGGACTGCTGCCGACCTTACCGCCCCTGGCTAAATGCCCTGAATAGCCATCCCTTACTAGGCGATCGCCTCAGTCGAATTGCAGACTATGCGCGTCACTGGCGACTGGAACCGCAGATCACTGGGCAAAGTATTGGGCAAACGCCGATCGCGAACGTGAAGCGAAATCCGGGGAAAGCGCGGCTCTACTTTGCCCCTGTACTGGGTGTGCTGGGTGGGTGGCTGCTGGCGGTGCTAATGTGGGTGATCGGTTTTATTGCAAAGCAAATGAACTGGCTGGAGATCGACTGGATGTGGGCAGACTGGTCTGTGTTTACCGGACTGGGGCTGCTGGGCTTTAGTGTCGGAACGTTTCTGCGAATCAACGCCTTTTTCCCAGATATCAAGCGGACTGCCCTGCGGGAAGAACCGCCCCTCGCAGACTGGCTCACCAACCCAGCAGCACTGCCGATTGACCACCATCCAATCCGCCTTCAGGGACAGCTTTATGGGCGGCGCGGTATCTTGAATCGGCTGCATCAAGATCTGTTTCTGCAAATTAATTCCCCTGAGGGCACGATCGATCGCAGCATGATTCGGCTGCACTTTACCAGTCCGCTCGGAAGCTTTAGCGATGTGATCCTGGAAATGGTGCGTCCTGAAATCTGGCTGGGGTCGCCCGCTAAAACCGTAACCGTCGTTGGCTGGTTTCGGCGAGGGGCAGTCCCCTGGATTGATGTGGAAACTATTCAGTCTGCGCGAGGCACGATCGCTCGCAGTGCCCATCCTGTCTGGTCTACCGTCCTGGGGATTGTTGCAGCGATTGCTGGAGCTTATGTGATTTTGACGGGTGGATCTTGAGAAGTTTTGTGGGCAGCGACTAATTCTCCGCCAGAACCTCGATCGTCTGCCGATAAGCCACGATCGAAAAATTGCGCTGCTGTTCCTTCATGGCGTAAAGAATGACGTTGGAGAGTTCGTCGTTGACGATCGCCCGAATTTCGATATTGGGTTCAATCTGGGTTTCAATCTGCGCCTCGGCAGTATTGTCGGCAGTATTGTCAGCGTAACCCTCGGCAGAGGAGTCTTGACGGTCTTCAGAAGGAGTAATGGATGCCTGATGCAGGCGAGTATAGCGTCCCCCGCCTTCCACCTGGCTAATGCTATAGCCAATCACCTTCAGACTTGTGAGCAGCCCTACAATGCTCTCCTTCAGGACGGCTTCGGTAATAATCGTGACAAGCACCGCCGATTCGGTGAGGGAGGAAGACTGCTCAAAGTCCAGCATTACGGTCGCACAATGTATTGAGACGTGGAATTAGATGAAATGGGAGGAACCTGCCCCTGGGAAACAAGTGCCTGATACAAAAAGGCAGCAACCTCTGCACGGGTAGCAGGCTGGTTCGGATTCAGTATATCAGGGCTGGGATGGTTGACGACTAATCCTGCCTCAGTTGCCGCCGCCGCCACCGGAATACTCCAATTGGGAAGCTGATCCCGATCGCGGAAAAGCTGCAAAGTTTGCTCAGGATTGGCGGTTGGTGCGAGCTTTAAGCCGCTGGTGAGTGCCGTAAGCGCCTGAACACGCGGAATTTGTAAATCGGGCTGGAAGGTGCCATCGGGAAAACCTTTGAGGAAGCCCGTCTGAACGGCAGAATCGATCGCCCCTGCTGCCCACAAATTACCGGGCACATCCTGAAACGCGATCGGAGACTGTTGAGCAGGCTGGTCGAAGGTGTTTTGAATGAGCGTTGCAAATTCGGCGCGGGTTACGGGCTGGTCGGGGCGAAAAGTTCCGTCATTAAAACCGCTGATGTCGCCTCGCTGGGAAAGTGCCGCAATGAAAGGAGCTGCCCAGTAGGTTGAGGGTACATCCGAAAAAGGCGTCTCCAGGGAACTGGGAGCCGTCGCATTGTTCTGGTTTTCCTCAACGGCAGCAGGTTGATTCGTCTGTCCCTGCGGCAGGGGCACGGGAAGGGGAACGACTGCTACGGGAGTTCTGGGAGCGATCGCCTCTGGTAAAGGATTAACCGGGGATGCAGGCTGACTGATGGGCGGCGTAATTCGCTGTCCTCCTGCTGCGGGGGGTGCGATGAGCAAATCATCTCTGTCCCCTGCGGTTGGGGTCTGAGATTGCCCCTCGGCGAAGTTTGGAATCGGGAATAGTCCGGTTTGCGACAGGAAGCTTTCATTGCTGCGGGTGAGTCCCCAAGCAAGAACAGTGCCGAGGCTAGCAAATGCTACCAGCACCGCCACAAATTCATCAAAATCCAGGGGGCTTTTACGGGAAGGACGAGGGTCT
This is a stretch of genomic DNA from Leptolyngbya ohadii IS1. It encodes these proteins:
- a CDS encoding P-II family nitrogen regulator, giving the protein MLDFEQSSSLTESAVLVTIITEAVLKESIVGLLTSLKVIGYSISQVEGGGRYTRLHQASITPSEDRQDSSAEGYADNTADNTAEAQIETQIEPNIEIRAIVNDELSNVILYAMKEQQRNFSIVAYRQTIEVLAEN
- a CDS encoding M48 family metalloprotease, producing MSNRAGDFYSGMSSPNPSANALQAGLLALKQKEYNRAIELLETVGQTASTRSDRLKAEMGLVKAYARTQQPQRAIALCQTLCRSQNSQVQNWATQTLSDLELRYESISTPGSAVPYWSDETGANLTGIGETGTDETGFMPLEDETGFIPSVLTSTAFSPPPTPATPAAKTESTPQPVLPEVQPSTKGSQVASVRVAADPEPLPNPVVSQPFDFSDWGTAQRLQKWSGLAKVDRSPFWALQVGTITFLVWWSCALINFGRDRLNEVLLNIRFDWIGLRLNYLAIYFDPFWAVVIGLAALFFASPWLLDRVLKSCYGMEDLRRTELDTFSPEALRLLRRLTGSRNLPFPTLQRIPIAVPFCVAYGYLPRNARIVVSQGLLEQLEPDEIAALLAAEWTHIAQREVGILSLAAIVAQLPYLLYWYAASWGNRISNRFLQALAIGLSSIGYGIYWLLRIPALLLSRIRVYFSDRTAAELTGNPNGLARALMKVTIGMAESLTADGSTPPLVESLDILMPVGYRQAIALGSFYKQNPVFDWMDWDCCRPYRPWLNALNSHPLLGDRLSRIADYARHWRLEPQITGQSIGQTPIANVKRNPGKARLYFAPVLGVLGGWLLAVLMWVIGFIAKQMNWLEIDWMWADWSVFTGLGLLGFSVGTFLRINAFFPDIKRTALREEPPLADWLTNPAALPIDHHPIRLQGQLYGRRGILNRLHQDLFLQINSPEGTIDRSMIRLHFTSPLGSFSDVILEMVRPEIWLGSPAKTVTVVGWFRRGAVPWIDVETIQSARGTIARSAHPVWSTVLGIVAAIAGAYVILTGGS
- a CDS encoding S-layer homology domain-containing protein — its product is MTARPPSDPRPSRKSPLDFDEFVAVLVAFASLGTVLAWGLTRSNESFLSQTGLFPIPNFAEGQSQTPTAGDRDDLLIAPPAAGGQRITPPISQPASPVNPLPEAIAPRTPVAVVPLPVPLPQGQTNQPAAVEENQNNATAPSSLETPFSDVPSTYWAAPFIAALSQRGDISGFNDGTFRPDQPVTRAEFATLIQNTFDQPAQQSPIAFQDVPGNLWAAGAIDSAVQTGFLKGFPDGTFQPDLQIPRVQALTALTSGLKLAPTANPEQTLQLFRDRDQLPNWSIPVAAAATEAGLVVNHPSPDILNPNQPATRAEVAAFLYQALVSQGQVPPISSNSTSQYIVRP